The Methanobrevibacter sp. nucleotide sequence CCGCTTCAACGTGACCAACGGCAATGTGCAGTTTAGCACAAACGAGTGCACCTGCAAGGACAGCGTTGGTATCGCCCTGAACCAAAACAATGTCCGGCTTTTCATCCAAAAGAATCCCTTCAATGCCTTTCATCATCAAACCAGTCTGTCTGGCATGAGATCCTGAGCCCACATGAATATTGTAATCTGGAGCTGGAATCTCCAAATCCCTAAAGAAATTATCAGACATTTCCTTATCATAATGTTGGCCAGTGTGCAAAACAACCTGATCAATGCCCCTCTTGTCAATTTCAGCGATGATAGGGGCCATCTTAATAATCTCCGGCCTTGTGCCTAAAATAGTTGCAATTTTCATAATATCATTTCCACCCTAACAAATTAGAATTATATAGTTAATACCTTAAAAACAAATACCTCTTACATCAATGGAATATTTGGCCAAAAATTATAATATTCCTGTTTAACATATGCAAAACTATATGTAAATGATTCAATATCCCATTTAATCTCACAGAAACCTAAATTATTCAACTTATCTTTGAAATCCTCATCAGAAAACATATGTCCTTCACCTAAAATCACGTCCATTTTATTTATTAAACCAGATTCTATTAAATCATTTATAATTTTATACTCTGCTCCTTCAGTATCAATTTTTAAAACTATATTAGAATCAATATTATCTGATTTGATAATTTTTGAAATTACATCAGTAGTATTTTTGACTTCAACAGATTTTACTTTTAGATTATCTTTAAATACCCTTAAGGAAGGTTGGATATTAGTAAATTCTGAAATCATTGTATTTAATCCATCGTACCCATCTAAATAATATAAATCAACAAATTCATCTTTATCTGAAAGTCCAAAATTATAAGGTTTAATTTTACTAGCTAATGAGGGGTTAAAATTGATATTATCTACAGCACGCTCATAAGTAAACTCATCAATTTCAAATCCATAAACATGCGAACAATTATCAAAATTAGCAAATTTTAAAGAAGCATAAGCTCTATTCATACCAATATCAAACACGACAAAATCTTCAAACTGATACAATTGTGGGATAACATACTCATTCAAACCATTTATTTCCATAATGGTCCAAATATGATTATT carries:
- a CDS encoding FkbM family methyltransferase yields the protein NSNGADVGSKYDEGVSRIVDLINSNGADVGSKYDEGVSRIVDLINSKNNVISNQIAIVNDSLLKNSSNIDSNLSILVNAYKEHYNEIRKYFFNGYESTLKQFMNTDFLFNLCYYNNIKFLSYSPEENRMLLETEEGIILSTNNHIWTIMEINGLNEYVIPQLYQFEDFVVFDIGMNRAYASLKFANFDNCSHVYGFEIDEFTYERAVDNINFNPSLASKIKPYNFGLSDKDEFVDLYYLDGYDGLNTMISEFTNIQPSLRVFKDNLKVKSVEVKNTTDVISKIIKSDNIDSNIVLKIDTEGAEYKIINDLIESGLINKMDVILGEGHMFSDEDFKDKLNNLGFCEIKWDIESFTYSFAYVKQEYYNFWPNIPLM